One window of the Rufibacter radiotolerans genome contains the following:
- the xth gene encoding exodeoxyribonuclease III, producing MKIATYNVNGINARLPILLRWLKETAPDVVCLQELKTPQEKFPEEALLEAGYHAVWHGQKSYNGVAILARGVQPQEVGRGLGGDPEDEQSRYLEAMVNGVLVVCLYLPNGNPAPGPKFDYKLAWFKRFATRAAELLAAGTPVVLAGDYNVIPTELDAYKPERWVEDALFRPETRAAFQDLLGQGWTDALRHLHPTETIYTYWDYFRNAYGRNAGLRIDHLLLSPDLKKRLVAAGVDHEVRGWEKSSDHGPVWVEVKDGEK from the coding sequence ATGAAAATAGCGACCTACAATGTGAACGGCATCAATGCCCGACTGCCCATCTTACTCCGTTGGCTCAAAGAAACGGCACCAGATGTGGTGTGCCTGCAGGAATTGAAAACCCCGCAGGAGAAGTTTCCGGAGGAGGCGTTGCTGGAGGCGGGCTACCACGCCGTGTGGCATGGGCAGAAGAGTTATAACGGGGTGGCTATTCTGGCGCGGGGTGTACAGCCCCAGGAAGTAGGCCGCGGCCTGGGCGGCGATCCTGAAGATGAGCAAAGCCGTTACCTGGAAGCCATGGTGAACGGCGTGCTGGTGGTGTGTCTCTACCTGCCCAACGGGAATCCGGCCCCCGGCCCTAAGTTTGACTACAAGCTGGCCTGGTTTAAGCGGTTTGCCACCCGCGCCGCCGAATTGCTGGCCGCCGGAACGCCGGTGGTGCTGGCCGGCGACTACAACGTGATACCCACGGAACTGGATGCCTACAAGCCCGAGCGCTGGGTGGAAGACGCGCTGTTCCGCCCCGAAACCCGCGCCGCTTTTCAAGACCTGCTAGGCCAGGGCTGGACAGATGCCCTGCGCCATCTTCATCCTACAGAAACCATCTACACTTATTGGGACTACTTTAGAAATGCCTATGGCCGCAACGCCGGTCTGCGCATTGACCACTTACTGCTGAGCCCTGATTTGAAAAAGCGGTTAGTGGCGGCTGGGGTAGACCATGAAGTGCGAGGCTGGGAAAAGTCCAGTGACCATGGCCCGGTGTGGGTGGAGGTGAAGGATGGGGAGAAGTAG
- a CDS encoding heme-binding protein: MRHALFLIIFFLPGFGWAQASKPPTAPVAQAWVSEAYQLPLKTAQEIAARARLKAAALQKEVSIAIVDASGEVILLSRGDGVGPHNTEAARRKAYTSLSTKTTTLLLGRNARTNPDTENLAHLPELLLLGGGTPLWHQGKVIGAIGVAGGGGPENDDTIAAAGQLSEAGITTTKIQLN; encoded by the coding sequence ATGAGACACGCGCTTTTCCTTATCATATTCTTCCTTCCCGGCTTTGGCTGGGCACAGGCCAGCAAGCCACCAACTGCTCCGGTGGCGCAAGCCTGGGTTTCTGAGGCTTACCAACTTCCCCTTAAAACCGCCCAGGAAATAGCCGCGCGGGCCCGCCTAAAAGCCGCGGCCTTACAAAAAGAGGTTTCCATTGCCATAGTAGACGCCTCCGGCGAAGTTATTCTACTGAGCCGCGGCGACGGCGTGGGTCCGCATAACACCGAAGCGGCCAGACGCAAAGCCTATACCTCGCTCTCTACCAAAACCACTACCCTGCTGCTGGGCCGAAACGCCAGAACCAACCCAGACACAGAGAACCTGGCCCACCTGCCAGAGTTGCTGCTCCTGGGCGGCGGGACTCCTTTATGGCACCAAGGCAAGGTAATAGGAGCCATAGGTGTAGCGGGTGGCGGCGGCCCCGAAAACGATGATACCATTGCCGCTGCCGGCCAGTTATCCGAAGCCGGCATCACTACCACCAAAATTCAGCTTAACTAA
- a CDS encoding Crp/Fnr family transcriptional regulator yields the protein MFQLLEKYIKDRASVEPAMLDYICSHFSLVKTRRNQLLLQYGDTCQHYYFVNKGAIRLFTLNKEGQEASRYFAFEGQFGTALPSFIEQKPALEYMQTIAPSQLLQISRKDFFLLVDTIPAFAAIYRQIIETGFITAQKRIYGFQGFDALEKLQWALQQQPDFLARVSNKMAASYLGISPSTLSRLKARL from the coding sequence ATGTTCCAGCTTTTAGAAAAATATATCAAGGACCGTGCATCCGTAGAGCCCGCCATGCTGGACTATATCTGCTCCCATTTCAGTCTTGTAAAGACCAGGCGCAACCAACTTTTACTACAGTACGGCGACACCTGTCAGCATTATTATTTTGTCAACAAGGGGGCTATTCGGTTGTTCACGCTTAACAAAGAAGGGCAGGAAGCTTCGCGGTATTTCGCGTTTGAGGGTCAGTTTGGTACAGCTTTGCCCAGCTTTATAGAGCAGAAGCCCGCTCTGGAATACATGCAGACCATTGCGCCCTCCCAACTGCTCCAGATCTCCAGGAAAGACTTTTTCCTGCTGGTAGACACCATTCCAGCCTTCGCGGCTATTTACCGGCAGATAATTGAGACGGGCTTTATCACGGCCCAGAAAAGAATCTATGGGTTTCAGGGGTTTGATGCCCTGGAAAAGCTCCAGTGGGCCCTCCAACAGCAACCCGATTTCCTGGCCAGGGTCTCCAACAAAATGGCCGCCTCTTACCTGGGCATTTCGCCCTCCACGCTCAGCCGGCTAAAAGCCCGCCTTTGA
- the uraH gene encoding hydroxyisourate hydrolase produces MKKLLLSLVLFVFTTMAYAQTNTHQLSSHILDISTGLPAPGVTVRLEKQNEKTKTWITVDSKVTDENGRIKDFLPYASAQPGIYKLTFLVADYFKKHKTESFYPFIEVVFQIKDKNHYHVPITLSPYGYSTYRGN; encoded by the coding sequence ATGAAAAAATTACTGCTTAGCCTGGTGCTATTCGTCTTCACGACAATGGCCTACGCGCAAACCAACACCCACCAATTGTCCAGCCACATTCTGGATATCTCTACCGGACTCCCTGCCCCCGGCGTCACCGTCAGGCTGGAGAAACAGAACGAAAAGACCAAAACCTGGATCACTGTAGACTCAAAAGTGACTGATGAGAACGGCCGGATCAAAGACTTTCTGCCCTACGCCAGTGCCCAGCCGGGTATCTACAAACTCACCTTTCTGGTAGCCGATTATTTCAAAAAACACAAGACCGAAAGTTTCTACCCCTTTATTGAGGTAGTCTTCCAGATCAAGGACAAGAACCATTACCATGTGCCCATCACGCTGTCGCCGTACGGATACTCTACCTACCGAGGCAATTAA